Proteins found in one Polyodon spathula isolate WHYD16114869_AA chromosome 42, ASM1765450v1, whole genome shotgun sequence genomic segment:
- the LOC121305215 gene encoding mitogen-activated protein kinase 1-like has product MAESSNGGAAGPAAPGSGSTAAGARSGAAAGAAKLESVKGQNFDVGPRYVDLLYIGEGAYGMVCSAHDNVHKLRVAIKKISPFEHQTYCQRTLREIKILLRFRHENIIAINDILRARQLDNMRDVYPYRGQRYPEPLRELGSRRYEESRGRTPSSISPSLPPSISPSLPPSLSNLLINTTCDLKICDFGLARIADPEHDHTGFLTEYVATRWYRAPEIMLNSKGYTKSIDIWSVGCILAEMLSNRPIFPGKHYLDQLNHILGILGSPTPDDLNCIINMKARNYLQSLPVKPKIPWNKLFPKADGKALDMLDRMLTFNPVKRITVEEALAHPYLEQYYDPSDEPVAEKPFTFNTELDDLPKEKLKELIFEETARFQATYQGT; this is encoded by the exons ATGGCGGAGTCGAGTAACGGCGGCGCGGCCGGGCCAGCAGCCCCGGGCTCGGGTTCCACAGCAGCCGGGGCGAGGAGCGGAGCCGCCGCCGGGGCCGCCAAGCTGGAGTCGGTGAAAGGGCAGAATTTCGACGTGGGGCCCCGGTACGTGGATCTGCTCTACATCGGGGAGGGGGCCTACGGGATGGTGTG CTCTGCCCATGACAATGTTCACAAGCTCCGAGTCGCCATTAAGAAGATCAGCCCCTTCGAGCACCAGACGTACTGCCAGCGCACCCTGAGAGAGATCAAGATCCTGCTGCGCTTCCGACACGAGAACATCATCGCCATCAACGACATCCTGAGAGCCAGGCAGCTGGACAACATGAGGGACGTGTATCCTTACAGGGGGCAGCGATACCCTGAACCC TTGAGGGAGTTAGGCAGTAGGAGGTATGAGGAGTCGAGGGGTAGGACTCCCTCCTCTatctctccatccctccctccctccatctctccatccctccctccctccctctccaacCTGCTGATCAACACCACCTGCGACCTCAAG atctGTGATTTCGGGCTGGCTCGGATAGCTGACCCAGAGCACGACCACACTGGCTTCCTCACAGAGTACGTGGCGACGCGCTGGTACAGAGCGCCTGAGATCATGCTCAACTCCAAG GGCTACACCAAGTCCATCGATATCTGGTCAGTGGGCTGCATTCTGGCCGAGATGCTGTCAAACAGACCCATCTTCCCAGGGAAGCATTACCTGGATCAGCTGAACCACATCCTGG gTATTCTGGGCTCCCCCACTCCAGATGATCTGAATTGCATCATCAACATGAAGGCGCGGAACTACCTGCAGAGTCTCCCTGTGAAACCCAAGATCCCCTGGAACAAGCTCTTCCCCAAGGCCGACGGGAAAG CTCTGGACATGCTGGACCGCATGTTGACCTTTAACCCGGTGAAGCGCATCACCGTGGAGGAGGCCCTCGCTCACCCCTACCTGGAGCAGTACTACGACCCCTCTGACGAG cccgTTGCTGAAAAGCCCTTCACCTTCAATACAGAGTTGGATGACCTTCCCAAAGAGAAGCTGAAGGAGTTGATATTTGAGGAGACGGCCAGGTTTCAGGCAACTTACCAAGGAACCTGA